Proteins encoded in a region of the Malaciobacter mytili LMG 24559 genome:
- a CDS encoding sensor histidine kinase — MFSEKNIPKLIILTPIVTVLLIAFFTIYFFIQNQYKYFEDESRRVEKEFILKQKNILKKEINSVISYIDYHEKKAQEEIKTRVKNTVELLYNQLMILIKDKHLDDYKKAQLIKQLIDSKTIEQNDYFFAYDVQNDKFIQPFNKSIQKDFELDDKFIKNYLYPDTGNFIKLKDKLVYIKHISKLDWIIGTVEDSQKNIIQIKKDLIKYIETIRYENNGYIWIHDTGYHLIAHPFRKDSIGRYDIDLRDASGQLVTKKFVDETIKNPNGVFVEYNWQKPNDEEFTNKLGYFKLYKKWDWVVGAGLYMNDIQNSIFENKKLLEKRVDRYIETVVVISFLVIFVIGILSFFISNRINQAFNDYKNSVTKKEQELQELNKTLELKVKKAIHDVQKKDRAMLHQSRLARMGAMLNMIAHQWRQPLSELSGVLMELETASKFKMLDDKIIQESVKESNKLIGFMSNTIEDFRNFFKPDKKKVYFYVDDACNEALTLVNASIKNFNINLVKKVKCNSVIYGYEREFAQVMLNLISNAKDVLVQRNIKNPNIYVEVDAIGNSAIIKVLDNAGGIEEEYLELIFEPYFTTKSSAKGTGLGLYMAKMIVEKNMEGEISVENTPKGALFLVTLPFKKATS, encoded by the coding sequence ATGTTTAGTGAAAAAAATATACCAAAGCTTATAATTTTAACTCCTATTGTAACAGTACTTTTAATTGCATTTTTTACTATTTATTTTTTTATTCAAAACCAATATAAATATTTTGAAGATGAAAGTAGAAGAGTTGAAAAAGAGTTTATATTAAAACAAAAAAATATTTTAAAAAAAGAGATAAACTCTGTAATTTCATATATAGATTATCATGAAAAAAAAGCTCAAGAAGAGATTAAAACAAGGGTAAAAAATACTGTTGAGCTTCTTTATAATCAACTAATGATTTTAATAAAAGATAAGCATTTAGATGATTATAAAAAAGCCCAATTGATTAAGCAATTAATAGATTCAAAAACCATAGAACAAAATGATTATTTTTTTGCTTATGATGTTCAAAATGATAAATTTATCCAACCTTTTAATAAAAGTATTCAAAAAGATTTTGAACTAGATGATAAGTTTATAAAAAACTATTTATATCCTGATACAGGAAATTTTATAAAATTAAAAGATAAATTAGTTTATATAAAACATATTTCAAAACTTGATTGGATTATTGGAACTGTTGAAGATAGCCAAAAAAATATAATACAAATAAAAAAAGATTTGATTAAATATATTGAGACTATTAGATATGAAAATAATGGATATATTTGGATACACGATACAGGTTACCATCTAATTGCACATCCTTTTAGAAAAGATAGTATAGGAAGATATGATATTGATTTAAGAGATGCTTCTGGACAATTAGTAACTAAAAAGTTTGTTGATGAAACTATAAAAAATCCAAATGGAGTATTTGTAGAATATAATTGGCAAAAACCAAATGATGAAGAGTTTACAAATAAACTTGGGTATTTTAAACTCTATAAAAAATGGGATTGGGTAGTTGGTGCAGGGCTATATATGAATGATATTCAAAACTCAATTTTTGAAAATAAAAAACTTTTAGAAAAAAGAGTTGATAGATATATTGAAACCGTTGTAGTTATCTCTTTTTTAGTAATTTTTGTAATTGGGATTTTGTCTTTTTTTATTTCAAATAGAATAAATCAAGCTTTTAATGATTATAAAAATAGCGTAACTAAAAAAGAGCAAGAACTTCAAGAGTTAAATAAAACTTTAGAGTTAAAAGTAAAAAAAGCTATTCATGATGTACAAAAAAAAGATAGGGCAATGTTGCATCAATCAAGACTTGCAAGAATGGGAGCTATGCTTAATATGATAGCTCATCAATGGAGACAACCTTTAAGTGAATTATCAGGAGTTTTAATGGAGCTTGAAACAGCAAGTAAGTTTAAAATGCTAGATGATAAGATAATTCAAGAATCAGTAAAAGAGTCAAATAAACTAATAGGTTTTATGTCAAATACAATTGAAGATTTTAGAAACTTTTTTAAACCAGATAAAAAGAAAGTATATTTTTATGTTGATGATGCTTGTAATGAAGCTTTAACTTTAGTAAATGCTTCTATAAAAAACTTTAATATAAATTTAGTAAAAAAAGTAAAATGTAATAGTGTAATTTATGGATATGAAAGAGAATTTGCACAAGTTATGTTAAATCTTATTTCAAATGCAAAAGATGTTTTAGTTCAAAGAAATATTAAGAATCCAAATATTTATGTGGAGGTAGATGCCATTGGAAATAGTGCCATAATAAAAGTTTTAGATAATGCAGGTGGGATAGAAGAAGAGTATTTAGAACTTATTTTTGAGCCATACTTTACTACAAAAAGCAGTGCAAAAGGTACTGGACTTGGACTTTATATGGCAAAAATGATTGTTGAAAAGAATATGGAAGGAGAAATTAGTGTTGAAAATACACCAAAAGGGGCACTGTTTTTAGTGACCCTTCCTTTTAAAAAAGCAACTTCTTAG